The sequence below is a genomic window from Candidatus Gastranaerophilales bacterium.
TCTCGGAAAAACTGTTCCCTGAGCATGCGCAGGCGTTGCGAAAAATGCCCGTCTTGATTTTTTTAGTTTTTTTACAGCAGAAATTATTTCCATAAATATAACCTAACTATTTTCACTTTCTGACAGTTTTAATGTTGCCTGCTCTACAGCCTTTGAAATTGAAGTAAAGATTTCTTTCTTTGAAATTAAATCTTCCGGTATCAAGTTATTAAATTTATTAATATTCTTTTTGTTTGAAAGCACTAAATATACAGCTGCCCCCTGCTCGTGCAGCCTTGAAGCCAAATCTCTTATCGCAAAAACCGCCGAAATATCAAAATCAGGGCTGGAAGAACAGTTTAAAATAATAATTCTTGTATCAAGGAGGTTTTCTATAGTTTCAATAATTTTCGGAGTAGTGCCAAAAAACAATGCCCCTTCCAGCTCTACAAGTATTATTTTTTGTTTTAATTTATCCGGGATAATATCAAAGTCATTGTTATCAAGCGGTTTTACGCTGACTTTTGTTTTATCTGCAACACTTACGGCAAATAAAATTGCCGAAAGTACTATCCCTACACCCACGGCAAAAATCAAATCGTTTAAAACCGTTATTAATAATACCGTTATAGCAACAATCAAATCTCTTTTAGGCGCAACGAAAGCTAATTTAAGAAGTTTATAATCTATAATGTCAAAACCTACTTTTACTAAAATACCTGCCAAAACAGCTAAAGGGATTTTTGCCACCAAAGGCGAAAGAGCAAATGCGATAAGAACTAAAAATAAAGAGTGAATAATTCCTGATAAGCGGGTAGTTCCGCCTGCTTTAATATTAATAACAGTCCGCATTGTAGCGCCTGCACCGGCTAACCCTCCAAAAATCCCTGCTATGGAATTCCCTATTCCCTGCCCGATAAGTTCTTTTTTAGAATCATGCTTATAACCTGTAACAGAATCTGCCACCAAAGAAGTAAGCAAAGAATCTACGCAGCCTAAAATACATAATGTTCCTGCCATAGGTATTATTTTAACAAGCTCACTTAAATTTATAAGGCCAATTTTTATATGAGGAACTATACCTTGTATTTCGCCGATTGTTTTAACTTCGGGAATAAAAAAATATGCCAAAACAGTACAAACAACCAAAGCAATCAGCGGTGCAGGGAATTTTTTGTTTATTGACTTTGGAGTCAAAAAAACCGTTAATAACGCTAAAACGCCGATTATAGTATCATTTAAGCTTATGTTATTTAGTGTATTAACAAAAGAAGTAATAACATCTAACGTAGACCCCAGAGATTTTTCACCTAACAAAGGATTAATCTGAAGCAATATAATAATAATTCCTATTCCGCTCATAAACCCCGAAATAACAGGATAAGGGACATATTTAATTAAGTTACCGAATTTTAAATATCCTGCCGCAATCTGAAAAATCCCTGCTAAAAATATTGCCCAAAAGACAATGTTCAAATCATTTGAATAAAGAGCAACCAAA
It includes:
- a CDS encoding SulP family inorganic anion transporter, which encodes MKNYMFKHFKSDLFGGVTAAIIALPLALAFGVASGLGASAGLLGAIIVGFFAALLGGTPSQVSGPTGPMTVVVASLVALYSNDLNIVFWAIFLAGIFQIAAGYLKFGNLIKYVPYPVISGFMSGIGIIIILLQINPLLGEKSLGSTLDVITSFVNTLNNISLNDTIIGVLALLTVFLTPKSINKKFPAPLIALVVCTVLAYFFIPEVKTIGEIQGIVPHIKIGLINLSELVKIIPMAGTLCILGCVDSLLTSLVADSVTGYKHDSKKELIGQGIGNSIAGIFGGLAGAGATMRTVINIKAGGTTRLSGIIHSLFLVLIAFALSPLVAKIPLAVLAGILVKVGFDIIDYKLLKLAFVAPKRDLIVAITVLLITVLNDLIFAVGVGIVLSAILFAVSVADKTKVSVKPLDNNDFDIIPDKLKQKIILVELEGALFFGTTPKIIETIENLLDTRIIILNCSSSPDFDISAVFAIRDLASRLHEQGAAVYLVLSNKKNINKFNNLIPEDLISKKEIFTSISKAVEQATLKLSESENS